A genomic window from Acinetobacter chinensis includes:
- a CDS encoding TatD family hydrolase: MKIQLFDTHTHFDVPDFDSDREQLAYAAKQVGVEKLILIGFLQQRFQDMLNTHHFLNGLNEAPQSLLAPGLHPFYIEQHSAEHLSWLEQLLQTEDCVAIGEIGLDTFLPEHKEPVVLKKQKDFFSAQLEMAEQYSKPVLLHIRKSHADVLVLLKKHHFKNGGIAHAFSGGVEEAKAFIRAGFKIGVTGQITNPNARKLHTVVQAVGAEHLVLETDCPDMTPLCCQRSDQHRTRNTPANLPFVLDGLAQSLQMDREQLAYKLWENSHNVLNLKI; the protein is encoded by the coding sequence ATGAAAATCCAGCTGTTTGATACGCATACGCATTTTGATGTTCCTGACTTTGATTCAGATCGGGAACAGCTGGCGTATGCGGCAAAACAGGTGGGCGTGGAAAAACTGATTCTAATCGGTTTTTTACAGCAGCGTTTTCAGGATATGCTCAATACGCATCATTTTCTGAATGGGTTAAATGAAGCTCCTCAGAGTTTACTGGCACCTGGTCTGCATCCTTTTTATATTGAACAGCACAGTGCTGAACATTTAAGTTGGCTTGAACAGTTGTTACAGACAGAAGACTGTGTTGCCATTGGGGAAATCGGACTGGATACTTTTTTGCCAGAACATAAAGAACCTGTGGTACTGAAAAAGCAGAAAGATTTTTTTTCTGCACAGCTGGAGATGGCTGAACAGTACAGTAAGCCTGTGTTACTGCATATCCGAAAGTCCCATGCAGATGTACTCGTACTGTTGAAAAAGCATCATTTTAAAAATGGTGGAATTGCACATGCTTTCAGCGGTGGCGTGGAGGAAGCGAAAGCATTTATACGGGCTGGATTTAAAATTGGTGTAACGGGGCAGATCACCAATCCCAATGCCAGAAAACTGCATACGGTGGTACAGGCGGTGGGGGCAGAGCACCTGGTGCTGGAAACAGACTGTCCGGATATGACACCCTTATGCTGCCAGCGTTCAGATCAACATCGAACCCGTAATACGCCTGCCAACTTACCCTTTGTACTGGATGGACTGGCGCAAAGCCTTCAGATGGATCGTGAACAGCTTGCGTATAAATTATGGGAAAATTCTCATAATGTGCTGAATCTTAAAATATAA
- a CDS encoding MFS transporter, with the protein MKKLPLYVYYLLIAQAFNLIAAVLSVTVAAIVGLKLAPSQALATTPYGLQFLAMLLTTFIFSGLMKKMGRHTVFQFGCLCLFSAGLTGFFALQYEHFYLLCLSHFLLGLFISTANFYRFAASDRLEASLIPKATAMVISGGVIAAIVAPVLAIQFQQVHGLPDFTAIYLIFSGLALLLSPVLYVWNQKFKVQQIPQISSESSVQPGLSVSLILVAVISGAFAFYIMNVMMIMSSLHLKEHHSFQYASVSIQLHVLAMFIPSFFVSRLIQRWGTQSVIYSGFILLMLSSLIPAFTQASLYINISLIVLGVGWNFAYSGASTLIAGLNEQQKHRIQGLNETVIALFATLGAFLPAPILIAFGWKNANLLALSICVIVFMILIFLNRKMKQGTEAVSS; encoded by the coding sequence TTGAAAAAATTACCGCTTTATGTCTATTACCTGCTGATTGCTCAGGCATTTAATTTAATTGCAGCAGTACTGTCCGTTACTGTTGCTGCCATTGTCGGTTTAAAACTTGCACCGAGTCAGGCGCTGGCGACCACGCCTTATGGCTTGCAGTTCCTTGCCATGCTGCTGACCACTTTTATTTTTTCTGGTTTAATGAAGAAAATGGGTCGCCATACTGTTTTTCAGTTTGGCTGTCTCTGTCTTTTTTCTGCAGGATTGACCGGATTTTTTGCACTTCAGTATGAACATTTTTATTTACTGTGTCTGAGCCATTTTTTGCTGGGACTGTTTATTTCTACGGCAAATTTTTACCGTTTCGCAGCTTCTGACCGTCTTGAGGCAAGCCTGATTCCAAAAGCAACCGCAATGGTTATTTCTGGTGGTGTGATTGCAGCAATCGTAGCTCCGGTACTGGCTATTCAGTTTCAGCAAGTGCATGGCTTACCTGATTTTACGGCCATTTATCTGATATTCAGTGGACTGGCTTTACTGCTTTCACCTGTTCTGTATGTATGGAATCAGAAATTTAAAGTACAGCAGATACCTCAGATCAGTTCTGAGTCATCAGTACAGCCTGGATTATCTGTCAGTCTGATACTGGTTGCGGTCATCAGTGGTGCATTCGCATTTTATATTATGAATGTGATGATGATTATGTCTTCCCTGCATTTAAAGGAACATCATTCATTTCAGTACGCTTCGGTTTCCATTCAGCTGCATGTACTTGCAATGTTCATCCCTTCATTTTTTGTGTCCAGACTGATACAGCGCTGGGGTACACAGTCTGTGATTTATAGCGGTTTTATTCTGCTGATGCTGTCATCACTGATCCCTGCATTTACTCAGGCGAGTCTGTATATCAATATTTCTTTGATTGTGCTGGGTGTGGGGTGGAATTTTGCGTATTCAGGTGCATCGACGCTTATTGCAGGTTTAAATGAACAGCAGAAGCATCGTATACAGGGACTGAATGAAACAGTGATTGCACTGTTTGCAACACTGGGGGCATTTTTACCTGCACCAATCCTGATTGCATTTGGATGGAAAAATGCAAACCTGTTGGCGTTGTCCATCTGTGTGATTGTTTTTATGATTCTGATTTTTTTAAACCGGAAGATGAAGCAGGGAACAGAAGCAGTATCTTCCTGA
- a CDS encoding tRNA threonylcarbamoyladenosine dehydratase: MTDLPHDDEYDRRFAGVARIYGDEAFNHYENSHVMVIGIGGVGSWAVEALARTGVGELTLVDMDSIAASNINRQLPAMTSTLGYEKIEVMAERCRQINPRIRINLIEDYLSPENIKELLVEAPDLILDCIDDVKAKLALMLHCRFNKIPLIVSGGAGGKLDPLKIRVADLSRTEQDPMLAKLRTQLRGMGICKKPKDKFGITCVYSVDNPFSSADVCPSAGLRCGGYGSAVVVTSSFAMVAVAEVLKKLDALNAKKKS, encoded by the coding sequence ATGACTGATCTTCCTCATGATGATGAATATGACCGCCGTTTTGCCGGTGTTGCTAGAATTTATGGCGATGAAGCATTTAATCATTATGAAAACAGTCATGTCATGGTTATTGGTATCGGTGGTGTCGGCTCATGGGCGGTGGAAGCTCTGGCACGTACAGGTGTGGGTGAGCTGACACTGGTCGATATGGACTCGATTGCTGCATCCAACATTAACCGTCAGTTACCTGCCATGACATCAACGCTGGGCTATGAAAAAATTGAAGTCATGGCAGAACGCTGCCGTCAGATCAATCCACGGATCAGAATCAATCTGATTGAAGATTATTTAAGTCCTGAAAATATTAAGGAACTGCTGGTGGAAGCACCTGACTTAATTCTGGACTGTATTGATGACGTGAAAGCAAAACTGGCTCTGATGCTGCATTGCCGTTTCAATAAAATTCCTCTGATTGTTTCGGGTGGGGCAGGTGGAAAACTTGATCCTTTAAAAATCAGAGTTGCGGATTTATCCAGAACAGAACAGGACCCAATGCTGGCGAAACTCCGGACTCAGTTACGGGGCATGGGCATCTGTAAAAAGCCGAAAGATAAATTTGGAATCACCTGCGTGTATTCAGTTGATAACCCATTTTCCAGTGCAGATGTTTGTCCGAGCGCAGGTTTACGCTGTGGTGGTTATGGTTCGGCAGTGGTGGTCACTTCAAGTTTTGCCATGGTTGCTGTGGCAGAAGTGCTGAAAAAACTGGATGCGCTGAACGCAAAGAAAAAATCTTAA
- a CDS encoding phosphatidate cytidylyltransferase, whose protein sequence is MFNHIQQTYLLFSIFSAILVIASTIGFILKRKAGSQPAPVIDNLNARINAWWVMLIVLAVAITLGKTAFIILFGIISLFALREFISLLPTRRGDYFPLLIAFYFVIPYQYYLVYTDWYGLYSIFIPLYVFLLVPIASLKAEDTTLFLERSAKIQWGLMVSVFCISHVPALLNLKLPGFDGEKIWLAIWLIMVVQASDVLQYVCGKLFGKHKVAPVLSPSKTIEGLLGGIVLATALGVAMAWLTPFTYWQAALIGFIVCIFGFFGGLVMSAIKRDRGVKDWGNLIQGHGGMLDRIDSICFSAPIFFHILRYWWS, encoded by the coding sequence ATGTTTAATCATATTCAACAGACTTATCTGCTTTTTTCCATTTTCAGTGCAATCCTGGTTATTGCATCTACCATCGGTTTCATTTTAAAACGTAAGGCCGGTTCACAGCCTGCTCCTGTCATTGACAATTTAAATGCCAGAATCAATGCCTGGTGGGTCATGCTGATTGTGCTGGCCGTGGCAATCACCCTGGGTAAAACAGCATTTATTATCCTGTTCGGGATTATTTCACTGTTCGCACTTCGGGAATTCATCAGCCTGCTTCCTACACGTCGGGGCGACTATTTTCCTTTACTGATTGCCTTTTATTTTGTTATTCCCTACCAGTACTACCTGGTATATACCGACTGGTACGGACTGTATTCCATTTTTATTCCACTTTATGTTTTTTTACTGGTGCCGATTGCCAGCCTGAAAGCAGAAGATACCACCCTCTTCCTGGAGCGCAGTGCAAAAATTCAATGGGGACTGATGGTCAGCGTTTTCTGTATTTCACACGTTCCTGCTTTACTGAATCTGAAACTTCCAGGATTTGACGGTGAAAAAATCTGGCTGGCAATCTGGCTGATTATGGTGGTTCAGGCATCCGATGTTCTGCAGTATGTCTGCGGCAAGCTGTTCGGAAAACATAAAGTTGCCCCTGTACTTTCGCCATCAAAAACCATTGAGGGCTTACTGGGCGGGATTGTACTGGCAACTGCACTCGGTGTGGCTATGGCATGGTTAACGCCATTTACTTACTGGCAGGCTGCACTGATTGGTTTTATTGTCTGTATCTTCGGTTTCTTTGGTGGACTGGTCATGTCAGCTATCAAACGTGACCGTGGTGTCAAGGACTGGGGCAACCTGATTCAGGGTCACGGCGGAATGCTCGACCGAATTGACTCGATCTGTTTTTCAGCGCCAATTTTCTTCCATATTCTGCGTTACTGGTGGAGCTAA
- a CDS encoding lysophospholipid acyltransferase family protein: MTENQPTKSSSKLVSRPIARSISFVVRRGARLLTGARSLWTGCEPELKQRIYYANHNSHIDFILLWSSLPTPVRRMTRPVAASDYWLKDGIRRFLIQETFSGITIQRQGNQNSDPLASIKEALSQGDSIIFFPEGTRNLSDDTELLNFKSGLFHLSQQFPQVEIIPVWISNLKRVMPKGAFLPLPLLSTVIFGAPLTHSADWDKTQFLEHARQQLLELKQKELQ, translated from the coding sequence ATGACAGAAAATCAGCCAACAAAATCTTCTTCAAAACTTGTGTCCCGTCCCATTGCCAGAAGTATTTCCTTTGTGGTTCGCAGAGGAGCACGACTGCTGACAGGTGCCCGCAGTTTATGGACCGGATGTGAACCCGAACTGAAACAGAGGATTTATTATGCAAATCACAACAGTCATATCGACTTTATTCTGCTGTGGTCATCACTGCCAACCCCTGTGCGCCGTATGACCCGTCCTGTTGCTGCATCGGATTACTGGTTAAAAGATGGTATCCGACGTTTTCTGATTCAGGAAACTTTTTCAGGCATTACCATTCAGCGTCAGGGCAATCAAAACAGTGACCCGCTTGCCAGTATCAAGGAAGCCTTAAGTCAGGGCGATTCCATTATTTTTTTCCCTGAAGGTACGCGAAATTTAAGTGATGATACTGAACTGTTAAATTTTAAAAGTGGCCTGTTTCATTTAAGCCAGCAGTTCCCTCAGGTTGAAATCATTCCCGTCTGGATCAGCAACTTAAAACGGGTCATGCCAAAAGGTGCATTTTTGCCGCTGCCTTTATTATCCACCGTCATTTTTGGTGCACCTTTGACACATTCGGCAGACTGGGACAAAACTCAGTTCCTTGAGCATGCCAGACAGCAGCTCTTAGAATTAAAACAGAAAGAGCTTCAATAA